A section of the Acipenser ruthenus chromosome 39, fAciRut3.2 maternal haplotype, whole genome shotgun sequence genome encodes:
- the LOC117397347 gene encoding T-box transcription factor TBX1-like, which yields MQPCSVHTELGDVSCYSPLHPPNPPHYADRYLDSCALRETHGHPPLRASLPQGVASAGGGVRKSLKVTSIGVQLEMKGLWDKFNQLGTEMIVTKAGRRMFPTYQVKILGMDPASDYVLLMDFTPLDDKRYRYAFHSSSWLVAGKADPAAPGRVHFHPDSPAKGAQWMKQIVSFDKLKLTNNLLDDNGHIILNSMHRYQPRFHVVYVDPRKNSERYAEENFKSFLFEETRFTAVTAYQNHRITQLKIASNPFAKGFRECDPDWSNRNSNLPLTIPYCRPRGGPHSKQQHPGSCLDSLGQGLPLDLPTSSVSSQAFLAAPLPLSPSSYRYPPYTTPCLGGRERAALHPLGMSHQALSFHDTQ from the exons ATGCAGCCCTGCTCAGTTCACACGGAATTGGGAg ACGTGTCTTGCTACTCCCCTCTGCACCCTCCCAATCCACCCCACTATGCTGATCGCTACCTGGACTCCTGTGCCCTTCGTGAGACGCATGGTCACCCGCCCCTCAGGGCCTCCCTGCCGCAGGGGGTGGCGTCGGCAGGGGGAGGCGTGCGGAAGAGCCTCAAGGTGACCAGTATTGGGGTGCAGCTCGAGATGAAGGGGCTCTGGGACAAGTTCAACCAGCTGGGCACTGAGATGATTGTCACCAAGGCAGGCAG GCGCATGTTCCCAACATACCAAGTGAAGATTCTCGGGATGGACCCAGCGTCTGACTACGTGCTGCTGATGGACTTCACCCCCCTCGATGACAAAAGATACAG gtacgCGTTCCACAGCTCCTCCTGGCTGGTTGCTGGCAAGGCTGATCCTGCTGCCCCGGGCCGAGTGCACTTCCACCCCGACTCCCCTGCGAAAGGTGCTCAGTGGATGAAGCAGATTGTCTCCTTCGATAAGCTCAAACTCACCAACAACCTGCTGGATGACAACGGACAC ATCATCCTGAACTCCATGCATCGCTACCAGCCACGCTTTCACGTGGTCTATGTGGATCCTCGTAAAAACAGCGAGCGGTATGCCGAGGAAAACTTCAAATCATTCCTGTTCGAGGAGACGAGATTCACTGCTGTGACCGCCTACCAGAACCACAGA ATCACCCAGTTAAAGATCGCCAGTAACCCCTTTGCCAAGGGCTTCCGAGAGTGTGACCCCGACTG gTCTAACAGGAACAGCAATCTGCCCCTGACCATCCCCTACTGCCGGCCAAGGGGAGGCCCCCACAGCAAGCAGCAGCACCCGG GCTCCTGTTTGGATTCGCTTGGTCAAGGTTTGCCCCTGGATTTGCCCACCTCTAGTGTCTCCTCTCAGGCTTTTCTAGCTGCCCCTCTCCCTCTGAGCCCTTCCTCCTACAGATACCCCCCCTACACAACCCCCTGCCTGGGGGGGCGAGAGCGAGCAGCCCTGCACCCACTGGGAATGTCACATCAAGCCCTGTCTTTTCACGACACACAGTGA